The Pangasianodon hypophthalmus isolate fPanHyp1 chromosome 14, fPanHyp1.pri, whole genome shotgun sequence nucleotide sequence CTGCCATCTTCTTTTACGTTGTTGTTAAAGTCTGGATACAAATAGTGCAAGCTGAATTGGCTGTTTTCGTCTGGGTTTTACGGTATTTttcagtgttgtggtgaactttCCCTTAGCGATCAGCTGACACGGTTTGGCTACTTGCAGGGAGAGGAGAAGATCACAAAAGAAAACAGCTATGGCGGCCGAGATTCATTCAAGGCCACAGAGCTCCAGGCCTATCCTATTGAACAAAATCGAAGGCCACCAAGATTCAGTGACTGCCGCGATCTTAATCCCGAAGGAGGATGGAGTCATAACGGTTAGCGAAGACAGGTACAGTAGGGCTGCTGCTCCTCTAACATTAGTTGTGCCAGTCGGTTAGCTAGTtaagctagcaagctagttgCATAAACGCGGTTCCAGTTACATTCGTGTTCTTTAAAGCGGTCCTGAAAACGagtctgtattattattattattattattattattgttattgttattgttgttgttgttgtattttatgttattttatagaattaaatgttattaaatttatatagcGAGCAAGTTTATATCAAACCTGTCTGGCTTTACTGTTAGCCTCTTTACAATTCTTCATGTTTAGACACCACCGATTCCGAGGAATAAAGTAATGAGAACTGAGTCAGTCCTTTCTATTTTCTATACTAATTTGAATTTTTCCTTAAATGTGAATGTTCATTTCTTGATATCTAGGTAAGTTAGTGGGCCAGTGGCTCTTGGTAATGAAGTATAACTAACCGACTTTTATTTACATTGTAAGCCGAGGAGGAAAACCCATAATTCCAAACTGATCCGTCCCCGATGGTTAGGAACAAAACCTCAAAACACAGGGAAGATTAAATTACTACATAACAAAGTTCTTggtgtttacatttacaagcTTAGGAGCAAACTTCTTTCATAGATAACAGCTCTCTGTTGCTCATTTAAACCTGCAGCATCAGTAATTATGCACTAAAAATTTTATTTGCTAACACTATTTAAGTGTTCTCAATTTTTATCTGTCTTTTTGTGTGCCAATGAAGCTTTGTGGTTCTGTAATTAACTTTTTTCAGTTCTTGTTTCAGGACTATTCGAGTATGGCTGAAGAGAGACAGTGGACAGTACTGGCCCAGCATTTACCATACTGTGTCCTGTGAGTTCAAAGCATACATGACCTTTCTGTTAAACTGCATTCAGCATGAAATTGAACTCTGTGCCACCATGACATAAAACATTCTTCCAAGTATGTCTGTAAGCTTACAGCCTTTTTCGTCAGAAATAATTTGCACTCACTGAATAAGATTTTACTGCTTTGGTGTCCTTACACCTTGATGTTGGCTAGGAATGACTTTTGTGTTCAGCagtggcaaggccaattcttttccGTTTGCTATACGctgaagacatttaggtttgagatcaaaatatgaataagagatgatagatcagaatttcggcttttatttacagatatttatatctagatgtgttaacttagaacatggcacctttaaTGGCAGACAGTAATATTTTAGctgagcaaaagtattgaaacagataatcttaaagtaaataacacataatactTGGTTGCATATCCTTTGCTTTCAATAAGTGCATCAAGCtagcaacccactgacatcaccaaactgttgcattcttaatttgtgatgcttttccaggcttgtacttcattttctttaagttgttgtttgttttgggggtttctcccttcagtctcttcttcaggaggtgaaatgcatgctcagttgggttaaggtctaaAACGTTccacttttttcctctgatgaagtactttgttgtgttggcagtgtgtttagggtcattgtcttgctgcatgatgaagttcctctaaattagattggatgcatttctctaaaaattggcagacagaatgtttctgtagacttgtgaattcattctgctactACAATCATGAGATACATCATCAATAAGATTAGTGAGAGAGTTCCAGAAGTAGCCATGCAATCTCAAGCCAtcacactacctccaccgtgcttgacagATGAGCttgtacaccaatcagccataacattaaaaccatctgactaatattgtgtaggtcccccttgtgctgccaaaacagctctgaccccttgaggcatggactctagAAGACCTTTGAAGGTGTACTAtcgtatctggcaccaagactttagcagcagatcctttaaatcctgtgagttgcgaggtggggcctccatggatcacaCTTGTTTCTCCAGCATATCACACaaatgctcgattggattgagatctagagaatttggaggccaagtcaacaccttgaaccctttgtcatgtttctcaaaccatccctgaacaatttttgcagtgtagcagggtgcattatcctatTCAAagaagccactgccattagggaatattgttgccatgaaggggtgtacttggtctgcagcaatgttcaggtaggtggtatgtatcaaagtaacatccacatgaatgccaggacccaaggttttcTAACAGAacgttgcccagagcatcacactgcctttgccttcttcccattgtgcatcctggtgccatctcttccccaggtaaacgccgcacacgcacctggccgtccatatgatgtaaaagGAAATGCGATTGATCataccaggccaccttctttcatagctccatggtccagttctgttgctcacgtgcccattgtaggctcTTTTgtcagtggacaggggtcagcatgcaCACTCTTACTAGTCTACgactacgcagccccatacacataCATGTTCTGACACcgttctatcatagccagcatgtAGTTTTTCAGCAATtagtgctacagtagctcttctgtgggatcggaccagacaggctagcatttgctccccatgcgcatcagtgagtcctggatgcccatgaccctgtctctgGTTCACAGTTGTCCTTCTTTGGGTAATAACCGCTGCGTGCTGGGagcaccccacaagacctgctgttggagatgctctgacccagtcatccaGCCATCAGAATTTgtcccttgtcaaagtcgctcagatccttatgcttgcccatttttcctgcctccaacacatcagcttcgagaactgacttttcatttgctgcctaatatatcccaccccttgatagatgccattgtaatgagataatcaatgttatgaTTGGTGTATGTTTtcgatcatgagcagatccttactttctccacactttggcctttccatcactttggtagaggttaatcttggttctaggacttttgtggctcatgtctatatttctttgtgaattccaatctggctttTTGATTTTTActcagtggtttgcatcttatggtatggcctctatatttctgcttttgaagtcttcttcaaatggtggattatGATACCTTCAACcttgccctgtggaggttgttcttgatgtcactgactgttgtttttaggtttttcttcacagctctcaaaATGTTTGTCATaatctgctgttgttttccttggctgatgtgtttgatgtCTGGTGGTTAGTACACCaatggtttatttctttttcaggacatttcaaatggttgtactggctatgcccaatgcttgtcaatggctctgatcaatttccCCTGTTTTcttagcttcaaaatggcttgctgtTCTCCCATAGTCAGCtgtctggtcttcatgttggtttattttttttaacaacaaatgtggTCTTCAGAGGCAAAATCCagagctcaaaccaagagtagacattcagagctattaattgtttaaacaataaatctgACAGGGCACGCCTGGGCAGCAAGAAACACCTGctagtcacatgttccaatatttctgatcacttcaAAAATGGgtaggttcaaacaaaaggtagatgtaaatatcaggaaatgaaaactgaaattctgatctgttgtcccatattaatttttttgatctcaaacccacatgtcttcagtgtatagcaaaaaaaagagagagagagagaaaattggCCTTGcttttccaatacttttggaggggactggaTATGTATATTCACTTCACTAACAAGGAAAGTTATATGCTTTGTGTGAAGAAATCTacagaatgtttaaaagaaGCAGGTCAATATTTATATAAGGCTTCTTTCTCATTGCTTGCTTCTGGTCAGGTGGTGTGATGTCTCATTAATCTGTATTTTAATTGCCACATTTTGAGGCCTTCTGCTTGTTGTTTTGCCTTGCTTGACTACAGTTTCTGTTTGctcaacaaatcaaaataatatgTAACAAGATAAAGCATcagactttttaatattttttcctaTCTCTGTTTTATTTGCATCTCTTGCCTCTCCCCAGCTCCATGTTCATGCATGGCATACCACCAAGAAAGCAGGCGGATCTTCATAGGACAAGACAATGGATCTATTGTGGTAAATTAGTCTCTGGTCCCTTCTGCTGGTCAATTTAGATAGGGTAATTATCCTATAGTCTGAAAATTCACTGTGGAAACTTGTGTGAGaaagtgtttatagtgtgtatatTGGTATAGCTTTCTTTCAGTTCTGTATTctgactttattttacttttttgtcatGCAGGAGTTTCTAATTTCTGAAGATTTCAACAAGATGAACCATGTGAAAACCTACCCtggtaatatttacagtaacatcttcagcatttagcagatgtccTTATACAAAATGATttgcagaagtgctttgtagtctttattaaaaaaaacatgataacaTGATACTAGTAAATATAGATTATTGTCTGACAATACTGTAAAAGTTAAAACTTTGTTAGGAGGTAGTATAAAAGTTAGTACAGAACAGAAAACAGAGTACAAGCTGTTTAGATGTGTACAAATGTGTAGATTAAATTACTTCTGTGATAGGAGATATGAGTGCATAcaacagcaaattaaaaaaaactctaatttTTATGAAGTTAAAAGTGGCTTCTGAGGTTTCTCTTCTGTCAGTTAGGGGAAGAATGCCAAGCAATGATAGGTGACCTTTAAGTTCAAAGTTTAGTCAGCGGAGGCTGTAGACAATTTAAAGAGCTCTTTGAATGCTCACTGTGGGatgtttttgaatttgaatgtaaCACTCTagactgctacacacacacactttgaattTGAAATAATTTATCCATTTCTATGTGGATTGTGACTCTTGAAACTGTCAAAAGTAATGTCAATGCCAAACTGTGGTTTAACAGAACTCTCCTACCTATGCAGAgagaaacattctgttttcataagTGTAGTGCTGCCAGTGACCCCAGATTAGTATAGAAACTCATGCAGAATGTAACTAATTAATTACATTCTGCATAATTAgtactaattaattaaaagtcaGGGTCATCCCCACATACAGACAATagccctccaaaaaaaaaaaaaaaggaactgatCATAGACTTTTGGAAATCTCAGGAGCTCACTTACAGTggtataaaaagtctacacatccctgtttaaatggcaggtttttgtgatgtaaaacaAGGAAACCAAGATAATTAATGTCAGATCATTTCTGGCttaaatgtgatatagcaaACAGCGAAattcaggtgaaaaaaaaaaacacaacaaaaaaaaacttagaataGCTTGGCCGCACAAATGAGCACAcaccttaactaatactttgttgttgtaccttttgcttgtaatacagcactcagtcatTGTGCCTAAAAGGCTGCCAACttgcacatcttgatttggcaattttatttcactgttctTTGTACAAATGCTCCAGAACTATCAAATTGTCAAGGGATCTCCTGCGCACAATACTTTTCAAGTCATTCCACGggttttcaataggatttagatgtGGGCTCTGACTAGGTCATTCCAAATAGTTTAATCATCTTGTGAAGCTGTTTCTTTATTGACTTAGATTTGTGCTTTGAGTTGTTCTTGCTGGAAAATGAAAAGGCCTACAGGTTTTATGCCACAATATATAGGTATTTGGAATATATTCTACaatggtctcatcagaccataacacatttttaccACATGAGTGATTTAGGCAggattggatgtttttttttgtggagaTAACCCAGACATGTAAACAATACAGGAGATTGTTGACACACGCAgagagtgaccagtacttgccagatatttctgcatttacatttacatttacggcatttggcagacgcccttatccaggcTTACAAGGGtcttaaccactaagctaccacttcctgcagctcctttaatgttgctgtaggtctcttggcagcttccctgataagttttcttctcgtcctttcatcaattttggagggacatcctgttcttggtaacgTCAccgtggtgccccattttctccacttgttgatgatgccATTGTACATCTATGCCGTTGTACATccatgttttggaaattttttttgtttccttctcCTGATCGATCCCTTTCATTAacgagatcctgtacatgcttcaTAAACAGTCAATTGGATGAAATCAAGAAGAAAATCCTACTGAATCATTATTTGGATTTAATCAGAATCATTCCACTGATGCCaagtgtatgataattacttttgaacatacgtttgaatgtgatttgttaattctgagcacagtcacatgccccattataaaaacaaacatttctgtttgtttttcagtttagttttgttggttgctgtatcacatttaaaggtggaaaaatatCTAGCATGATTTATCCTAGTATTTACATCACATAAAtctgcagttttaacagggatgtgtagactttttatgtcCACTGTAACCGGGACCTGAATATTACCTCCATCATCAAGAAGGCCCAACAGAGACTCGATTTTCTCTGGAAACTGAAGAGGTATAGACTAAAGAAGCAGCTGCTGATATATTTCAACTCAGTAATCATCTGAAGTATCCTTACATCCTCCAGCACTGACTGGTATAGCAAAACTGATTCATACAACAAGAAGTAATTGGAAGGCATTGTATTAAGCCTCAAAAACTTAGTTTCAGTAAAACTTACTCAGTAAAACTTACGATTGTCACTGATGGTCACTCTAAATATTacttttagttattattttgtttaatcacTACACTTCAATCACTACTGTTGCTACTGATTGTCCATAAGTACTACTGCAACTTTTTGCACAGTTACTTTGTGGCTAGACTTGGCATTAATTGCACACCTCATGCATTTTCCTCAAAAAATTACCACAAAGACtgttgtgtggcaataaaagaACCTTGTAATCTTGTAATGAGACTGGATCTGACTTATAATCCCAATATCTAGTGTCACCCAGAAGGTTTAAtgtgttgtacattctgagctgcttttctgcttaccgtggttgtaaagagttgttatttgagttaccgtagccttcctgtctgcTCGAAACTGGCTATTCTCCTCGGACCTTAACTGGCTCCTTAACCAACATGATCTTTACAGCCTAACATGATCTTtaagtactaaataaaaatatttccttagaaaaaaattgttttattaaagtagTATATTGCAGAGTATATTAATGGTGGAAATCACAGTTTTGTTCAGGACTGTATTATTCATCACAGCAACTTCCAATGGATATTTCACATACCGCCTCACATATCTGCACATTGCCAGCTGAAAGTCTTTGAACACCTGGAGTGTATGTTTTACTACAGTTTAATCAGTATTACTGGCACAGAtcaaactaaataataaaaagagctATTGAGTAAAGAAACCTAAATATTTGTGGAATTTATTAACTGCTGGCTGTTTTGTGTGCTTTATAAAAGGCATTTGCACTTGGAGGGTAAACCCCGTTAAACATAAAGTTAAATGACAGTGCTGTAAACATTAACTATAAagattttcaaattttaaagtatttaaagttAGGTCattgaaacaaaaatatatttaaacaacGTTTTGTATTTAAACAAAGCTTTTGACTGCCAGTATAATATATGTTTGTCAGCTTGTTCTCCTTTGTGTTTCAGGTCATCAGGGTCGTGTGTCAGACATGGTGTTCTCCTTGCTGAGTCAGTGGGTGGTGAGTACAGGTTATGACAAGAGTGTTAGCTGGATGTGCACCCAGAGCGGCTCCATGCTGGGATGCCACTACTTCAGCTCATGGGCCTCATGTCTTCAGTATCCTTCAGCTAGTGCAGGTATCTAATATCTTTGGTTTTCCTGGGATTGTGAATGTCCTGTATCTTTTTTTCGTTCCTTTGTGTATGCAAGTCTGATGTGTTCTCTTAtcaaggtgtgtgtatgtgatatcTGTCTTCCTTGTGTGTAAACTCTCCTGTGAGCTTCCTTGACCGAATGCTTAGATATGATGATGATACTCAGCATGCATTTGTTGGTGACTACTCGGGTCAAATCACCTTGCTTAAATTGGAAAGGCAGACATATTCCACCATAACTACTTTGAAGGGACACGAAGGTAAAGTTCACATaaacacatgtatatacactcacaatcCACTTTAATGAAACACCTATACCCCTGCTTATTTAGGCAGATATCCAGTCATTCAcatgcattaaaaatgcataaaatgcataaaatcatgcaggtacaggtcaagagctacagttaatgttcacattgaATTTCAAAATGGGTAAAacgtgtgatctctgtgacttcaaatgtggttgttggtgccagatgggctggtttgagtatttcagaagctgcttgtctcctggaattttcacatcaacagtcttggaaaaacaaaaaacactgagtgacagttctgtgggtggaaatgcctagTTGGTAAGAGcaatcagaggaaaatggccagattaggGATAAAAATGGCCGgattagggattttttttttttttttttttttttttaataatataatttttttataattttataatgtgattgttcacttgctgcttaatatacCCCACTCCTTGACATACATACATTTcatatatgtgtgtctgtgtgtgtgtatatatgtgtgtgtgtatatatatatatatatatatatatatatatatatatatatatatatatatatatatatatatatatatgtgtgtgtgtatgtatatgtgtatatgtatatatgtatatataaatgaaatgtatatgcaatggaagaaggtggtctggtctgatgaatcaagtTTACTTTTACATAATCTGGACTGCCGGGTAtatgtgcgtcacttacctggggaagagatggcaccaggatgcacaatgggaagaagacaagcaggaggacgcagtgtgatgctatgggcaatgttctgctgggaaacctttggtcctggcattcatgtggttgTTACTTTGATTTATACCACCTACCtgaacattgctgcagaccaagtacaccccttcatggcaacagtattccttaatggcagtggcctctttgaATAGGATAATGtgtcctgccacactgcaaaaattgttcaggaatagtttgaggaacatgacaaattgttcaaggtgttgacctggcctccaaattccccaatctcaatctgatcgagcatctgttgaatgtgctggacaaacaagtctgatccatggaggccccacctcgcagcctacaggacttaaagtattgatcctttgctttaaaaaaaaaaatatatatatatatatatatatatatatatatatatatatatatatatatatatgtatataaacacatatacatgtatacaatTAGTTCCAAAAGTGTCGGACTGGTTCTttaaatatgagatgatagatcagaatttcagttttcatttccttatatattatgtgtgtgtgtgtgtgtgtgtgtgtatgtataattatatatatatatatatatatatatatatatatatatatatatatatatacacatacacacatatatatatatatatacatataaataaaattattagcccccctaCAAAATAGTCATTGTTTTTTCAAGTATTTCAAAAGTGCTTTTaaccagagcaaaaaaaaattaacacagctTTTTTAGACATCCTAGTTTTATTTTGGAtgcttacattattttatattccacacagaaattaaaatattacacacaacacaaaaactaCCAGggtcaaaattattagccccccaCATTCTAATAGTCAATTGTGTATCCTTTTTGCTGGATAACTGCCTGCAGTCGTTTGTTGTAATCGTCAACAAGTCTCTGACAGTTCATTTGAGGAATCCTGGCCCATTCTTCTTTGGCAAATCTCTCAAGTTCCTCCAGATTCTATGGTTTTCTGGCATGGACATTTTTCTTTAGGTCACCCCACATA carries:
- the wdfy1 gene encoding WD repeat and FYVE domain-containing protein 1 isoform X2; protein product: MAAEIHSRPQSSRPILLNKIEGHQDSVTAAILIPKEDGVITVSEDRTIRVWLKRDSGQYWPSIYHTVSSPCSCMAYHQESRRIFIGQDNGSIVEFLISEDFNKMNHVKTYPGHQGRVSDMVFSLLSQWVVSTGYDKSVSWMCTQSGSMLGCHYFSSWASCLQYDDDTQHAFVGDYSGQITLLKLERQTYSTITTLKGHEVKRCRLCGICSCLSNWSPALLMELLQCGTWTCHGRRLHSGWIVIRVRSVNSHFFGTLSKCGILRPWVSDNTIAGNVVRQFVGSVALNIQPTPSWALSSRCECVMTATTQSKRKIEYLWLCSMKESTTYLTWTWTFLEAFWSPVGATVLLRYGT